The DNA window tcagagtggagagagggatgggaggagaagagggatgggaggagaagagggatgggaggagaagaggaatgggaggagaagagggatgggaggagaagagggatgggaggagaagagggaaggaggagaattTGATATTGATTCTCTCAGCGTTCGATTGATTCAGTGTTGGACTCCTATTTTTCAATTCACTTGTTTGATTCAGGGTGCGATTTGATTCTCTTGGACCATTGTTTAATTGGTTATGAAATTAGCTTTGGCCGTGATGGACAGCTGAGCAGGCCAATGGGAAGACAGTGGGAGGAGTTAGTTTCACCAGTTCATCATGGAGCTACGGTTGAGGGTCATGAAGAAGACCTGACTGTGCCTCCAGACCTCACCGACGCAAAGAACAcctagacatacacacacacacacacacacacacacaaacagcattaGAAGAACATGATTGTTGCAGGCATAGagaatatgaatgtgtgtgtgtccgcgcaTGTTCTTTACTTTGTCATTCCTCTCACACAGGAACTTGAGTCTCTGGGCTCTCTTGTGCATGAAGACCCGTCCAGGTGTCTGTTCTNNNNNNNNNNNNNNNNNNNNNNNNNagagggatgggaggagaagagggatgggaggagaagaggatgggaggagaagagggatgggaggagagagaggagatgggagagaggaggaagagggatgggaggagaagagggaaggagagtgagagagggaagggaggagggaagagggatgggaggaagaagaggagggagacagaggcgTGTGATTTTGTTTTAAAGGGACATAGCCGATATTTTAGAGAAGAGGGTGGAgtggtcgagagagagaggggaagtgaaaggtgaagggaggagagaaagaaagattagGATCCGGAAGTACGGTTCATCTCCACAGACGGTAGTCGAGATCTTGGAAAACCGGGAAACACGCCTCCGTTGATCCAAACACCTCTACCTTCAGACTCCTCTTCTTATAGTCATGTATCTTTTTATTATTTGAATCTTTATAGTCTTAAGTCTGTTACAGTGTTGTAGTCTCTCAGTGTTTCAATGTCTTCAAGTTTGATTTTCTCAGAGCTTGATTCATTTACAATTCAATTCTTTCACactgatttgatatttgattctCTCAGCGTTCGATTGATTCAGTGTTGGACTCCTATTTTTCAATTCACTTGTTTGATTCAGGTGCGATTTGATTCTCTTGGACCATTGTTTTAATTGCTTATGAAATTAGCTTTGGCCGTGATGGACAGCTGAGCAGGCCAATGGGAAGACAGTGGGAGGAGTTAGTTTCACCACCAGTTCATCATGGAGCTACGGTTGAGGGTCATGAAGAAGACCTGACTGCTGCCTCCAGACCTCACCGACGCAAGAACACCtagacatacacacaacacacacacacaacacacacaacagcattagAAGACATGATTGTTTGCAGGCATAgagaatgaatgtgtgtgtgtccgcgcaTGTTCTTTACCTTGTCATTCCTCTCACACAGGAACTTGAGTCTCTGGGCTCTCTTGTGCATGAAGACCCGTCCAGGTGTCCTGTCTCACCAGACTTGATCTCTATGTCTCCACAGACCTGATCTCTATGGCCTTCTCCCCCCAGCCCATGATCTGGCTAGAGTGGATATAGGCTGGAGGAGtaaggatagaaagagagagggaaagaaacagaaagagagagaaagagacaaagagatagagataaagatagaaagagagagagataaagagagaaagagagagagaMaaagagagaaagagagagagaaagagagaaagagagagagataaagggagaacgagagagagataaaaagagaaagagagaaagagagagagataaagagggaaagaaacagaaggagagagcaTGAGACAGAAAGAACACAACAGAGTTGAGATTGAATCTGATTAAACTTTACACGAACCTAAACAAGTTCCCACAGGCCTAAAACAAagctgagccacacacacacccacaccaacacacacacacccacaccacactcaCCAACAGAAGTAGGCATCTCTCCCCACTGCAGCACGACGTCTTTAGTGATGCGTCCGTAGGTATTGACGTACACTCCCTCATCTTCATAACACAACAACATCTCCATTCCGTCTGTCTTAGGAAGAATCACGATGGCATGGGGAGTCACCTGGGTCTGAAtctatagacagacagagagataatggTTATCTACTGGCRATCTCCCTGCCAGTCAGGAAGAATAACTACatatcacaccacacacagacgtaCGTGTGAGGGSACGTAGATGTCGTAAGGGTTGCCAGAGTCGACGTCGATGACATGGAAGCCCAGGCTGGAGCCGTAGATGACCTTTAACCTCTGCCCCTCCTCCACCGTCAGGTCAACCAGCTGYGGGCGGTGCTGCAGGTCAGTGAACGACTaagaggtggggggagagagagaaaggtgttaCTATTGACCCCAGAGTAACTAGTATCAAACAACGTGACAAACCCCATAGTATTGTCACAGACAACggtgcaacattttctctcaaggAGTCCCTGTACTTCCAAGATGTCTACCTAACTACAACATCACATCTCAACCCGGTGTGTCAGTTACCTTGAAGGCCATGAACTTGTGGTAGGGTTTGGGGGCCCAGGCATAGATCTCCACTGCGTTCTTCTGAGCGATCACCAGGAACTTGATCCTCTCGTACTTTActggaaacaacacacacagaagagagtcaacaacacacacagagagagtcaataacacacacacaagagagtcaataacacacacagaagagacggCAACAAACCACAGAATAGatggcaaaacacacacaaaaggaggtccgtctcacacacaaacacacacaccacacacacacaccacacacacacacacacacacacacacagagcgacgAAGAGAGCGAGATAGAAAGAGTTCCCCGGGCGGCGTACCCCGACTTGTAATGTACCGCAGACCCTCCAGCTCTCCTACCATACCCAACCCTGGCTTTCTTCTTTCCACCTCAGCCAGTCGAGAGCAGGGTTGTGGAGTATCCTGATTTCCTCAGCCAGGACAGGTAGTACCACTCGCAGGCTGTATTCTTCTTCCCTGGAGGGGGAGAAgattggagggaggagagagagaggacaggagagaggaaagagagagagaaacagagatatctaCAGACAGAGAGTATCTATCAGAAGAACAGAGATGTCTCTTTATCAGAACAAGAGTTCTTATAAACGGTGTCTCATCAGAGTAATCAAAACAATTTCACAGCCATTCTTTAAACTAACAGAGCAAGTTTCTCCCTCTGTGGTCATGTCTGCGGTTATGTAATGTCCTGACCTGCGTCAGTCCGCGTAATTACCTGATATAGTAACCAGGACATTAACTCCCTCCAGGACATCCATCTGTAGGAAGCGTCTCCTGTTATTAGTTATAGACCTTTCCCCCTACCGCTACGGTCAAGCAAATCAAACCATGCTCTGTCCCCACCAGCAGGTTCACAcctagagagacaggagagagacggagagagagagagtattaaaagagaacagagagagaagagaagagagagagaggaggagatgagagaagtaaagacggagagagagaagaagagagagag is part of the Salvelinus sp. IW2-2015 unplaced genomic scaffold, ASM291031v2 Un_scaffold4572, whole genome shotgun sequence genome and encodes:
- the LOC112077445 gene encoding traf2 and NCK-interacting protein kinase, which translates into the protein MVGELEGLRYITSRVKYERIKFLVIAQKNAVEIYAWAPKPYHKFMAFKSFTDLQHRPQLVDLTVEEGQRLKVIYGSSLGFHVIDVDSGNPYDIYVPSHIQTQVTPHAIVILPKTDGMEMLLCYEDEGVYVNTYGRITKDVVLQWGEMPTSVAYIHSSQIMGWGEKAIEIRSVET